From one Solanum stenotomum isolate F172 chromosome 12, ASM1918654v1, whole genome shotgun sequence genomic stretch:
- the LOC125849496 gene encoding 40S ribosomal protein S4-like isoform X1, whose protein sequence is MARGLKKHLKRLNAPKHWMLDKLGGAFAPKPSSGPHKSRECLPLVIILRNRLKYALTYREVISILMQRQVMVDGKVRTDKTYPAGFMDVVTIPKTNESFRLLYDTKGRFRLHSLRDEEAKFKLCKVRSVQFGQKGIPYLNTYDGRTIRYPDPLIKANDTIKLDLDSNKIVDFIKFDVGNVVMVTGGRNRGRVGILKNREKHKGSFETVHIQDSLGHEFATRLGNVFTLGKGSKPWVSLPKGKGIKLSIIEEARKRMAAQSATTA, encoded by the exons ATG GCAAGAGGGTTGAAGAAACATTTGAAGAGGCTCAATGCGCCTAAGCATTGGATGCTTGATAAACTTGGAGGTGCTTTT GCTCCCAAGCCTTCTTCTGGTCCACATAAATCAAGGGAATGTTTGCCATTGGTTATTATCCTTAGGAACAGGTTGAAATATGCTTTGACATACCGTGAAGTCATTTCTATCTTGATGCAACGCCAAGTTATGGTTGATGGGAAAGTTAGGACAGATAAGACTTACCCTGCTGGTTTCATGG ATGTTGTTACTATTCCAAAGACAAATGAGAGTTTCCGACTTCTTTATGACACTAAGGGTCGGTTCCGTCTCCACTCACTCAGAGATGAGGAAGCCAAG TTCAAACTTTGCAAGGTTCGATCTGTGCAGTTTGGACAGAAGGGGATCCCATATCTCAACACTTACGATGGAAGAACAATCCGCTACCCCGATCCCCTCATCAAGGCCAATGACACCATCAAGCTCGACTTAGATTCCAATAAGATTGTTGACTTCATCAAATTTGATGTTGGAAATGTGGTCATGGTTACTGGTGGTAGAAACAGGGGGCGTGTTGGAATTCTTAAGAACAGAGAGAAGCACAAGGGTAGCTTTGAGACAGTTCACATTCAGGATTCCCTGGGGCATGAGTTTGCTACCCGTTTGGGAAATGTGTTCACTCTTGGTAAAGGTAGTAAGCCATGGGTGTCTCTACCTAAGGGTAAAGGTATCAAGTTATCTATCATTGAAGAGGC